Within the Enterococcus hirae ATCC 9790 genome, the region TCGTCTTTTTCAAATTATCAAAAATACGTCGTCCTTCTTTCACGGCTTTTGCAATGGTCTCAAAATTATCATCTACCAACACCATGTCTGCTGCCTGTTTGCTAACATCGCTCCCTTTGATTCCCATAGCGATCCCGACATCGGCTTTTTTCAAAGCTGGCGCATCATTAACGCCGTCCCCAGTCATTCCAACAATTTCATCTTGTTCTTGGAGATAGGTCACAATAGCCAATTTATGTTCAGGTGTCGTCCTGGCAAAAACATCATTCTCACGGACAGCGATCTTCCATTCTTCTTCTGTCAATTGATCTAGTTCCGTTCCCGTAATCGCCGATTTAGCATTTTTTAAACCTAATTCCTCAGCGATCGCTTTTGCTGTTGCTTGATGATCGCCAGTGATCATTTTTACTCTGATCCCTGCTTGTTGCATTTCCTTGACTGAAGCAATAGCTGATTCCTTTGGTGGATCAATGATGCCACTAAGTCCAATCATCACCAGCTCATTCGTTAATTCTTCATGTGACAATTCACGATCCTTTAACTCTTTCATTGCAAACGCTAAGACACGTTGGCCTGTTTGCGCTAATTGTTCGTTTTTTTGTAACCACATAGCATGATCTATCTGTTGTTGTCTTCCATCTGATCCCAGTTCATATTGCTCTTTATTCAGTAAAACATCTGGCGCACCTTTCACAAATAAGATCCTTTTTCCTGCAATCTCATGGACGGTCGCCATATATTTGTAAGCTGAGTCGAAAGGGATTTTATCAACGACTGGATAAAGTTCGATCGGTTGTTGATTGGTCCATTTTAATAAAGCTAATTCCGTGGCATTACCTGAAGTTGGACATACTCCTTGAGTTAGTTGGGTTTCTTGACAATTATGCATCGCTTCAACAAGCCAAGTCTCATTTTTGGTCCAGTTTTTTTCTTCAAGCATTTCCACCCCATGGTTCGCTTCTCTAGTCGCTAAGCTAACCAATGTCATTTCATTTTTAGTCAGTGTTCCTGTTTTATCTGAACAAATTACTGTCATTGCCCCTAACGTTTCAACTGTGGGTAGATTTTTGACGATTGCTTGTTTCTTTGCCATTCGATTGACACCCGAAGATAAAATAATCGTTAAGATCGAAGGAAGTCCTTCTGGGATAGAAGACACGATCAAGGCAATGACAGCCGTCGCTATATAGCCCCAAGTCATGCCATAATAAAAGTGTAGCTAACAATAAAATCAACGCAGCGATTCCTTTAAATATACTAGTATTCATTTCTTTGATTTTCTTCAATAACGGTGTTTCTTGTTCTGTGATCGACCCTAATGAAGTGCTGATTTTTCCAATTTCTGTAGCAGTTCCGACAGCGACTACGATCCCTATTCCTCTGCCTGATTCCACTTTAGTCCCAGAAAAAGCCATATTCGTTTGTTCCGCTAAAGGAGTCTCTAGCGGTAACGGGTCGGTCGTCTTTTGGATCGCATGGGTTTCTCCAGTAAGAATTGCTTCATCAATTTGTAAGTTGAACGTTTCACTCAAACGAACATCTGCAGAAACGATATCTCCAGCAGCTAATACGATTTGATCCCCCACCACTAAATCAGCTGGTGCAATCTCTTTTTGCTGTCCCTTTTCGATGATGACTGCTTTTTCACTAAGTAATTCCGCAATGCTGTCTAAAGATGAAGCTGCCTTTCGTTCTTGTAAATAGCCGATCAGCGCATTTAAGAAAACAACTAAAAAAATCATACTGCCTTCAATATATGCGCCTGTAAAAAGCTTAACGATCGCAGCTCCTAATAAAATGTACATCAGTGCATCATGAAAGTAAGAAAGAAATTTTTTCCATTCTGGAACTTTAATACCATTTTCTAAGACGTTTCTTCCATACTTAAGTTGTCGTTCGTTCCTTTCTTGTTCGTTCATTGCTTTTTTTACCATTAATTTTTCTTTGATTTCTATGATTGATAAGGTGTACCATTCTTTCATTTTTTTCCTCCAATAATTCTTACTGATCAAATCATAAAGGTTAGAGTGACTCTAAGGTCAAGAAAAATTTAAGCAAATCTATCTATGTAGAATAAAAAAATCAATTCCATTCACATTTCCCCCACGTTTCGTAGTAAAATAACCTTACTTAAAATGACTGATCAATGGAAGTGATGATTTGAAAATCAATGAATTAGCAAAGCTCTATGATATTACAGCCCATACTTTACGCTATTATGAAAAATTAGGTTTGATTACACCGGATTATGATGAAAATGGCTATCGAAATTATTCTTACGAACACATTGAACAACTGAATACCATCCGTGACCTACGTTATTTTGATGTCTCCATTACTGAGATCGCCGATTATTTGAAGCAAAAAGAAATCAGCAAGACAAAAGAATTATTAGCTTTTGAAATCGAGGCACTTCATCAACTCATCAGTGACTCACAAAAAAAAATCGAACTATTAATCGAACGTGTCCAGTTAATTGAAGAAGCAGAAAGCATAGACTATCAAGAAGTGCTATTAGTGCAGCAACCGAAAAGACTGATTCTTAAAGCTTCTACGGTTGCAACGGATGAACAAATCGACTTTTCGTTAAAAGAACTTCATAAAAAATACGAACCTTTATTAAGCACTAATAATCAAAATCTTTTTGGTAGTATCATCCATTTAGAGGAAGATCCTTTTACCTATCAAGTATTTTATTTTTGTCCTGACCTTACGATTAAAAATGAGGATGCTGAGATACTCCCTGCTGGAAATTATCTTAGTTATAGTTTTAAAGGTGACTATGAACAAAGGAAGAAAGGAATTGCTACCATCATGAACTACCTGACTACCCATTCGCTTCATAGAGCCAGTCCATTTTATGAATCTTATCTAATTGA harbors:
- a CDS encoding MerR family transcriptional regulator, which gives rise to MKINELAKLYDITAHTLRYYEKLGLITPDYDENGYRNYSYEHIEQLNTIRDLRYFDVSITEIADYLKQKEISKTKELLAFEIEALHQLISDSQKKIELLIERVQLIEEAESIDYQEVLLVQQPKRLILKASTVATDEQIDFSLKELHKKYEPLLSTNNQNLFGSIIHLEEDPFTYQVFYFCPDLTIKNEDAEILPAGNYLSYSFKGDYEQRKKGIATIMNYLTTHSLHRASPFYESYLIDFHETNKPEEYVTRLEILVES